The following coding sequences lie in one Vicugna pacos chromosome 5, VicPac4, whole genome shotgun sequence genomic window:
- the DNAJB2 gene encoding dnaJ homolog subfamily B member 2 isoform X5 — MASYYEILDVPRSATADDIKKAYRRKALQWHPDKNPDNKEFAEKKFKEVAEAYEVLSDKHKREIYDRYGREGLTGAGTGPSRAEAGGGAPGFTFTFRSPEEVFREFFGSGDPFAELFDDLGPFSELQNRGARHSGPFFAFSSSFPGHSDFSSSSFSFSPGAGAFRSVSTSTTFVQGHRITTRRIMENGQERVEVEEDGQLKSVTINGIPDDLALGLELSRREQQQSVASRSGATQVRQTPASRSPDSDLSEDDEDLQLAMAYSLSEMEAAGKKPADVF, encoded by the exons ATGGCATCCTACTACGAGATCCTAGACGTGCCGCGAAGTGCGACTGCTGATGACATCAAAAAGGC GTATCGGAGGAAGGCTCTACAGTGGCACCCAGACAAGAATCCAGATAATAAAGAGTTTGCTGAGAAGAAGTTCAAGGAGGTGGCCGAGGCATATGAAGTGCTGTCTGACA AGCATAAGCGGGAGATCTACGACCGCTATGGCCGGGAAGGGCTGACTGGGGCAG GAACTGGCCCATCTCGGGCGGAAGCTGGTGGTGGTGCGCCTGGCTTCACCTTCACCTTCCGCAGCCCTGAGGAGGTCTTCCGGGAGTTCTTTGGGAGTGGAGACCCTTTTGCGGAGCTCTTTG ATGACCTGGGCCCCTTCTCAGAGCTTCAGAACCGGGGTGCCCGACACTCGGGCCCTTTTTtcgccttctcttcctccttccctgggcACTCTG ATTTCTCCTCCTCGTCTTTCTCCTTCAGTCCTGGGGCTGGTGCTTTTCGCTCTGTTTCTACATCTACCACCTTTGTCCAAGGACACCGTATCACAACACGCAG AATCATGGAGAACGGGCAGGAGCGGGTGGAAGTGGAAGAGGACGGGCAGCTGAAGTCTGTCACAATCAATG GTATCCCAGACGACCTGGCACTGGGCTTGGAGCTGAGCCGTCGCGAGCAGCAACAGTCTGTCGCCTCCAGGTCTGGGGCCACGCAGGTCCGGCAGACCCCTGCCTCACGTTCCCCCGACAGCGACCTCTCTGAGGATGATGAGGACCTACAGCTTGCCATGGCCTACAGCCTATCAGAGATGGAGGCAGCTGGGAAGAAACCAGCAG ATGTGTTCTGA
- the DNAJB2 gene encoding dnaJ homolog subfamily B member 2 isoform X2 has protein sequence MASYYEILDVPRSATADDIKKAYRRKALQWHPDKNPDNKEFAEKKFKEVAEAYEVLSDKHKREIYDRYGREGLTGAGTGPSRAEAGGGAPGFTFTFRSPEEVFREFFGSGDPFAELFDDLGPFSELQNRGARHSGPFFAFSSSFPGHSDFSSSSFSFSPGAGAFRSVSTSTTFVQGHRITTRRIMENGQERVEVEEDGQLKSVTINGIPDDLALGLELSRREQQQSVASRSGATQVRQTPASRSPDSDLSEDDEDLQLAMAYSLSEMEAAGKKPAGGRGAQRRRQGQPKAQNQDPGTVGTPEGARGDTAKPSPSPEEKASRCLIL, from the exons ATGGCATCCTACTACGAGATCCTAGACGTGCCGCGAAGTGCGACTGCTGATGACATCAAAAAGGC GTATCGGAGGAAGGCTCTACAGTGGCACCCAGACAAGAATCCAGATAATAAAGAGTTTGCTGAGAAGAAGTTCAAGGAGGTGGCCGAGGCATATGAAGTGCTGTCTGACA AGCATAAGCGGGAGATCTACGACCGCTATGGCCGGGAAGGGCTGACTGGGGCAG GAACTGGCCCATCTCGGGCGGAAGCTGGTGGTGGTGCGCCTGGCTTCACCTTCACCTTCCGCAGCCCTGAGGAGGTCTTCCGGGAGTTCTTTGGGAGTGGAGACCCTTTTGCGGAGCTCTTTG ATGACCTGGGCCCCTTCTCAGAGCTTCAGAACCGGGGTGCCCGACACTCGGGCCCTTTTTtcgccttctcttcctccttccctgggcACTCTG ATTTCTCCTCCTCGTCTTTCTCCTTCAGTCCTGGGGCTGGTGCTTTTCGCTCTGTTTCTACATCTACCACCTTTGTCCAAGGACACCGTATCACAACACGCAG AATCATGGAGAACGGGCAGGAGCGGGTGGAAGTGGAAGAGGACGGGCAGCTGAAGTCTGTCACAATCAATG GTATCCCAGACGACCTGGCACTGGGCTTGGAGCTGAGCCGTCGCGAGCAGCAACAGTCTGTCGCCTCCAGGTCTGGGGCCACGCAGGTCCGGCAGACCCCTGCCTCACGTTCCCCCGACAGCGACCTCTCTGAGGATGATGAGGACCTACAGCTTGCCATGGCCTACAGCCTATCAGAGATGGAGGCAGCTGGGAAGAAACCAGCAGGTGGGCGGGGGGCACAGCGACGACGGCAGGGGCAGCCCAAGGCTCAGAACCAAGATCCGGGCACAGTGGGGACCCCTGAGGGTGCAAGGGGTGACACAGCCAAACCCAGCCCATCTCCAGAGGAGAAGGCCTCTCGCTGCCTCATCCTCTGA
- the DNAJB2 gene encoding dnaJ homolog subfamily B member 2 isoform X3 produces the protein MYSQHLLQRGEIGTLLKHCYRGSPSSWDGWRSEWLKRYRRKALQWHPDKNPDNKEFAEKKFKEVAEAYEVLSDKHKREIYDRYGREGLTGAGTGPSRAEAGGGAPGFTFTFRSPEEVFREFFGSGDPFAELFDDLGPFSELQNRGARHSGPFFAFSSSFPGHSDFSSSSFSFSPGAGAFRSVSTSTTFVQGHRITTRRIMENGQERVEVEEDGQLKSVTINGIPDDLALGLELSRREQQQSVASRSGATQVRQTPASRSPDSDLSEDDEDLQLAMAYSLSEMEAAGKKPAACPGPWD, from the exons ATGTATTCCCAGCACTTGCTGCAGAGGGGAGAGATAGGGACTCTGTTAAAACATTGCTACAGAGGCAGCCCTAGCAGCTGGGATGGATGGAGATCTGAGTGGTTAAAGAG GTATCGGAGGAAGGCTCTACAGTGGCACCCAGACAAGAATCCAGATAATAAAGAGTTTGCTGAGAAGAAGTTCAAGGAGGTGGCCGAGGCATATGAAGTGCTGTCTGACA AGCATAAGCGGGAGATCTACGACCGCTATGGCCGGGAAGGGCTGACTGGGGCAG GAACTGGCCCATCTCGGGCGGAAGCTGGTGGTGGTGCGCCTGGCTTCACCTTCACCTTCCGCAGCCCTGAGGAGGTCTTCCGGGAGTTCTTTGGGAGTGGAGACCCTTTTGCGGAGCTCTTTG ATGACCTGGGCCCCTTCTCAGAGCTTCAGAACCGGGGTGCCCGACACTCGGGCCCTTTTTtcgccttctcttcctccttccctgggcACTCTG ATTTCTCCTCCTCGTCTTTCTCCTTCAGTCCTGGGGCTGGTGCTTTTCGCTCTGTTTCTACATCTACCACCTTTGTCCAAGGACACCGTATCACAACACGCAG AATCATGGAGAACGGGCAGGAGCGGGTGGAAGTGGAAGAGGACGGGCAGCTGAAGTCTGTCACAATCAATG GTATCCCAGACGACCTGGCACTGGGCTTGGAGCTGAGCCGTCGCGAGCAGCAACAGTCTGTCGCCTCCAGGTCTGGGGCCACGCAGGTCCGGCAGACCCCTGCCTCACGTTCCCCCGACAGCGACCTCTCTGAGGATGATGAGGACCTACAGCTTGCCATGGCCTACAGCCTATCAGAGATGGAGGCAGCTGGGAAGAAACCAGCAG CCTGCCCCGGGCCTTGGGACTAG
- the DNAJB2 gene encoding dnaJ homolog subfamily B member 2 isoform X4, whose translation MYSQHLLQRGEIGTLLKHCYRGSPSSWDGWRSEWLKRYRRKALQWHPDKNPDNKEFAEKKFKEVAEAYEVLSDKHKREIYDRYGREGLTGAGTGPSRAEAGGGAPGFTFTFRSPEEVFREFFGSGDPFAELFDDLGPFSELQNRGARHSGPFFAFSSSFPGHSDFSSSSFSFSPGAGAFRSVSTSTTFVQGHRITTRRIMENGQERVEVEEDGQLKSVTINGIPDDLALGLELSRREQQQSVASRSGATQVRQTPASRSPDSDLSEDDEDLQLAMAYSLSEMEAAGKKPADVF comes from the exons ATGTATTCCCAGCACTTGCTGCAGAGGGGAGAGATAGGGACTCTGTTAAAACATTGCTACAGAGGCAGCCCTAGCAGCTGGGATGGATGGAGATCTGAGTGGTTAAAGAG GTATCGGAGGAAGGCTCTACAGTGGCACCCAGACAAGAATCCAGATAATAAAGAGTTTGCTGAGAAGAAGTTCAAGGAGGTGGCCGAGGCATATGAAGTGCTGTCTGACA AGCATAAGCGGGAGATCTACGACCGCTATGGCCGGGAAGGGCTGACTGGGGCAG GAACTGGCCCATCTCGGGCGGAAGCTGGTGGTGGTGCGCCTGGCTTCACCTTCACCTTCCGCAGCCCTGAGGAGGTCTTCCGGGAGTTCTTTGGGAGTGGAGACCCTTTTGCGGAGCTCTTTG ATGACCTGGGCCCCTTCTCAGAGCTTCAGAACCGGGGTGCCCGACACTCGGGCCCTTTTTtcgccttctcttcctccttccctgggcACTCTG ATTTCTCCTCCTCGTCTTTCTCCTTCAGTCCTGGGGCTGGTGCTTTTCGCTCTGTTTCTACATCTACCACCTTTGTCCAAGGACACCGTATCACAACACGCAG AATCATGGAGAACGGGCAGGAGCGGGTGGAAGTGGAAGAGGACGGGCAGCTGAAGTCTGTCACAATCAATG GTATCCCAGACGACCTGGCACTGGGCTTGGAGCTGAGCCGTCGCGAGCAGCAACAGTCTGTCGCCTCCAGGTCTGGGGCCACGCAGGTCCGGCAGACCCCTGCCTCACGTTCCCCCGACAGCGACCTCTCTGAGGATGATGAGGACCTACAGCTTGCCATGGCCTACAGCCTATCAGAGATGGAGGCAGCTGGGAAGAAACCAGCAG ATGTGTTCTGA
- the DNAJB2 gene encoding dnaJ homolog subfamily B member 2 isoform X1, whose protein sequence is MYSQHLLQRGEIGTLLKHCYRGSPSSWDGWRSEWLKRYRRKALQWHPDKNPDNKEFAEKKFKEVAEAYEVLSDKHKREIYDRYGREGLTGAGTGPSRAEAGGGAPGFTFTFRSPEEVFREFFGSGDPFAELFDDLGPFSELQNRGARHSGPFFAFSSSFPGHSDFSSSSFSFSPGAGAFRSVSTSTTFVQGHRITTRRIMENGQERVEVEEDGQLKSVTINGIPDDLALGLELSRREQQQSVASRSGATQVRQTPASRSPDSDLSEDDEDLQLAMAYSLSEMEAAGKKPAGGRGAQRRRQGQPKAQNQDPGTVGTPEGARGDTAKPSPSPEEKASRCLIL, encoded by the exons ATGTATTCCCAGCACTTGCTGCAGAGGGGAGAGATAGGGACTCTGTTAAAACATTGCTACAGAGGCAGCCCTAGCAGCTGGGATGGATGGAGATCTGAGTGGTTAAAGAG GTATCGGAGGAAGGCTCTACAGTGGCACCCAGACAAGAATCCAGATAATAAAGAGTTTGCTGAGAAGAAGTTCAAGGAGGTGGCCGAGGCATATGAAGTGCTGTCTGACA AGCATAAGCGGGAGATCTACGACCGCTATGGCCGGGAAGGGCTGACTGGGGCAG GAACTGGCCCATCTCGGGCGGAAGCTGGTGGTGGTGCGCCTGGCTTCACCTTCACCTTCCGCAGCCCTGAGGAGGTCTTCCGGGAGTTCTTTGGGAGTGGAGACCCTTTTGCGGAGCTCTTTG ATGACCTGGGCCCCTTCTCAGAGCTTCAGAACCGGGGTGCCCGACACTCGGGCCCTTTTTtcgccttctcttcctccttccctgggcACTCTG ATTTCTCCTCCTCGTCTTTCTCCTTCAGTCCTGGGGCTGGTGCTTTTCGCTCTGTTTCTACATCTACCACCTTTGTCCAAGGACACCGTATCACAACACGCAG AATCATGGAGAACGGGCAGGAGCGGGTGGAAGTGGAAGAGGACGGGCAGCTGAAGTCTGTCACAATCAATG GTATCCCAGACGACCTGGCACTGGGCTTGGAGCTGAGCCGTCGCGAGCAGCAACAGTCTGTCGCCTCCAGGTCTGGGGCCACGCAGGTCCGGCAGACCCCTGCCTCACGTTCCCCCGACAGCGACCTCTCTGAGGATGATGAGGACCTACAGCTTGCCATGGCCTACAGCCTATCAGAGATGGAGGCAGCTGGGAAGAAACCAGCAGGTGGGCGGGGGGCACAGCGACGACGGCAGGGGCAGCCCAAGGCTCAGAACCAAGATCCGGGCACAGTGGGGACCCCTGAGGGTGCAAGGGGTGACACAGCCAAACCCAGCCCATCTCCAGAGGAGAAGGCCTCTCGCTGCCTCATCCTCTGA
- the PTPRN gene encoding receptor-type tyrosine-protein phosphatase-like N — protein MRRPRRPGGPGGSGGLRVLLCLLLLGSRPGGCNAISAHGCLFDRRLCSHLEVCIQDGLFGQCQVGVGQARPLLQVTSPVLQRLQGVLRQLMSQGLSWHDDLTQYVISQEMERIPRLRPPEPHPRDRSGLVPRRPGPTGELLLQGIPTGSAPAPQHRLPRPPVGGGGAGAGSSLSPLQAELLPPLLEHLLLPPQPPHPALSYETALLQPYLFHQFGSRDGSRGSESSSGMVSVGPLPKAEPSALFSRTASKGMFGSHPGLSYGDPPGPPPAQLFQESRLLYLAQEPQVPSRARAPRLPEQGGSSQAEDSSEGYEEEGLEGHREKPPSQAEQPDVILQRLAAVLAGYGVELRQLTPEQLSTLSTLLQLLPKGAGRNLGGVVNVGADIKKTMEEQVQGVDAVEPPPPTPSLPGSPTAGPTSNKAQQELSSGSSEPPKAADPPATHVLLEKKSPLGQSQPTAAGQPSTQPSAEEYGYIVTDQKPLSLAAGVKLLEILAEHVHMSSGSFINISVVGPALTFRIRHNEQNLSLADVTQQAGLVKSELEAQTGLQILQTGVGQREEAAAVLPRPAHSTSPMRSVLLTLVALAGVAGLLVALAVALCMRQHARQRDKERLAALGPEGAHGDTTFEYQDLCRQHMATKSLFSRAEGPPEPSRVSSVSSQFSDAAQASPSSHSSTPSWCEEPAQANMDISTGHMILAYMEDHLRNRDRLAKEWQALCAYQAEPNTCATAQGEGNIKKNRHPDFLPYDHARIKLKVESSPSRSDYINASPIIEHDPRMPAYIATQGPLSHTIADFWQMVWESGCTVIVMLTPLVEDGVKQCDRYWPDEGSSLYHVYEVNLVSEHIWCEDFLVRSFYLKNVQTQETRTLTQFHFLSWPAEGTPASTRPLLDFRRKVNKCYRGRSCPIIVHCSDGAGRTGTYILIDMVLNRMAKGVKEIDIAATLEHVRDQRPGLVRSKDQFEFALTAVAEEVNAILKALPQ, from the exons ATGCGGCGCCCGCGGCGGCCTGGAGGTCCCGGGGGATCTGGGGGTCTCCGGGTGCTCCTCTGCCTGCTGCTGCTGGGCAGCCGCCCGGGAGGCTGCAACGCCATTAGTGCCCACG GCTGTCTGTTTGACCGCAGGCTCTGCTCTCACCTGGAAGTCTGTATTCAGG ATGGCTTGTTTggacagtgccaggtgggagTGGGGCAAGCCCGGCCCCTTCTGCAAGTCACTTCCCCAGTTCTTCAACGCTTACAAGGTGTGCTCCGACAGCTCATGTCCCAAG GACTGTCCTGGCACGATGACCTCACCCAGTATGTGATCTCCCAGGAGATGGAACGCATTCCCAGGCTTCGCCCCCCAGAGCCCCATCCAAGGGACAG ATCTGGCTTGGTGCCCAGGAGACCTGGTCCCACTGGGGAGCTGCTTTTACAGGGCATCCCCACTGGCTCTGCTCCTGCTCCCCAGCACCGGCTTCCTCGACCTCCAGTAGGTGGGGGCGGAGCTGGGGCGGgctcctccctgtcccctctgcAAGCTGAGCTGCTGCCCCCTCTCTTGGAGCATCTGCTgctgcccccacagcccccacaccCTGCCCTGAGTTATGAAACTGCCCTGCTGCAGCCCTACCTATTCCATCAG TTTGGCTCCCGCGATGGCTCCCGGGGCTCAGAGAGCTCCTCAGGGATGGTCAGTGTTGGCCCCCTGCCCAAGGCTGAACCCTCTGCCCTCTTCAGCAGAACTGCCTCCAAAGGCATGTTCGGGTCTCACCCTGGCCTCTCCTATGGGGACCCTCCAGGGCCTCCACCTGCTCAGCTTTTCCAGGAGTCAAGGCTACTATACCTGGCCCAGGAGCCACAAGTGCCCAGCAGGGCCAGGGCACCAAGGCTGCCAGAGCAAGGGGGCAGCAGCCAGGCGGAGGACTCCTCAGAGGGCTATGAGGAGGAAGGACTAGAGGGCCACAGGGAGAAGCCTCCTTCCCAAGCAGAGCAGCCAG ATGTGATTCTGCAGAGACTGGCAGCCGTGCTGGCGGGCTATGGGGTGGAGCTGCGTCAGCTGACCCCTGAGCAGCTCTCCACCCTCTCGACCTTGCTGCAGCTGCTGCCCAAGGGCGCAGGACGAAATCTGG GAGGGGTTGTAAACGTTGGAGCTGACATCAAGAAA ACAATGGAGGAGCAGGTGCAGGGTGTAGACGCAGTGGAGCCTccgccccccaccccttccctgcctgGATCCCCCACTGCCGGCCCCACCTCCAATAAAGCCCAGCAGGAACTGAGCTCTGGATCCTCTGAGCCTCCAAAAGCTGCCGACCCCCCTGCCACACATGTCCTACTGGAGAAGAAAAGTCCACTGGGCCAGAGCCAGCCCACAGCAGCAGGGCAGCCCTCCACTCAGCCATCAGCAGAGGAATACGGCTACATTGTCACTGACCAGAA GCCCCTGAGTCTGGCTGCAGGAGTAAAGCTGCTGGAGATCCTGGCTGAGCATGTGCACATGTCCTCGGGGAGCTTTATCAACATCAG TGTTGTGGGACCAGCCCTTACCTTCCGCATCCGGCACAATGAACAGAACCTGTCTTTGGCTGATGTGACCCAGCAAGCTG GGCTGGTGAAGTCTGAACTGGAAGCACAGACAGGGCTCCAGATCTTGCAGACAGGAGTGGGACAG AGGGAGGAGGCGGCCGCTGTCCTTCCTCGACCAGCCCACAGCACCTCTCCCATGCGCTCTGTGCTGCTTACTCTGGTGGCCCTGGCAGGTGTGGCCGGGCTGCTTGTGGCTCTGGCAGTGGCCCTGTGTATGCGGCAGCATGCGCGGCAGCGGGACAAGGAGCGCCTGGCTGCTCTGGGACCCGAGGGGGCCCATGGTGACACAACTTTTGAGTACCAG GACCTGTGCCGCCAGCATATGGCCACAAAGTCCTTATTCAGCCGAGCAGAGGGTCCACCGGAGCCTTCTCGGGTGAGCAGCGTGTCCTCGCAGTTCAGCGATGCGGCTCAGGCTAGCCCCAGCTCCCACAGCAGCACACCGTCCTGGTGTGAGGAGCCTGCCCAGGCAAACATGGACATCTCCACAGGACACATGATTCTG GCATACATGGAGGACCACCTGCGCAACCGGGACCGCTTGGCCAAGGAGTGGCAGGCCCTGTGTGCCTACCAGGCGGAGCCCAACACCTGTGCTACCGCCCAGGGGGAGGGCAACATCAAAAAGAACCGCCACCCTGACTTCCTGCCCT ATGACCACGCGCGCATCAAGCTGAAGGTGGAAAGCAGCCCTTCTCGGAGTGACTACATCAATGCTAGCCCCATT ATTGAGCACGACCCACGGATGCCAGCCTACATAGCCACACAGGGCCCGCTGTCACATACCATCGCAGACTTCTGGCAG ATGGTGTGGGAGAGTGGCTGCACTGTCATCGTCATGCTGACCCCGCTGGTGGAGGATGGTGTCAAGCAGTGTGACCGCTATTGGCCAGATGAAGGCTCCTCTCTCTACCATGTGTATGAG GTAAACTTGGTGTCAGAGCACATCTGGTGCGAGGACTTCCTGGTGCGGAGCTTCTACCTGAAgaacgtgcagacccaggagacgCGCACGCTCACGCAGTTCCACTTCCTCAGCTGGCCGGCAGAGGGCACCCCGGCCTCCACCCGGCCCCTCCTGGACTTCCGCAG GAAAGTGAACAAGTGCTACCGGGGCCGCTCCTGCCCCATCATTGTGCACTGCAG TGATGGTGCGGGGAGGACTGGCACCTACATCCTCATTGACATGGTACTGAACCGCATGGCGAAAG gagtaAAGGAGATTGACATTGCTGCCACCCTGGAGCACGTCCGCGACCAACGGCCTGGCCTTGTCCGTTCTAAG gaccAGTTTGAATTTGCTCTGACAGCTGTGGCGGAGGAGGTGAATGCCATCCTCAAGGCCCTGCCCCAGTGA